From a single Methanofollis sp. W23 genomic region:
- a CDS encoding serine/threonine-protein kinase, with amino-acid sequence MQSPEPLSLWCFLLFFLVGVVASVMGATEVMIPVEGPHPDFQEMQHSWRGGNATGDEPGFQAARSAIHPAAHQAAMTATVMAFFTALVSGGLSILVVAVLFVLGRDPSRGYRYAFPGWACALFTVAYGILGSFSAVSAIGALSSFSVVATGPVTGGGRAPDLAVAIMGICLVYLAFSSFALAYASFRRVPTVYLLRAHPFPALGLLLVGLIGIMPLFRGSGGDLLLVLVLVASALLPVLQMRSLTVAERGPMTITGGGDEGPLTIVGDDEAVATAAPSSGFPAGLAGRYTDVIYIGRGGNAKVFRAVRRTDGEVVAVKIPLGTDELTGRYFLKEMRIWEGLDHRNIVKLYALNILPVPFVEMEYVERSLQEIEKPVSPAEAVKIAQGVAAGLAYAHERGVIHRDIKPANILLAPGGVPKITDWGLSKEMADTGITGVIAFSLDYAAPEQVSPSKFGPLGRETDIFQFGVVLYELLTGRRPFTGEGIGEVSMAILTADPPPPSVMDPSLAGWDRVVGRCLAKDPERRYHTAAELLDALDEVEEKG; translated from the coding sequence ATGCAATCCCCCGAGCCCCTCTCCCTCTGGTGTTTTCTTCTTTTTTTCCTCGTCGGAGTGGTCGCCTCGGTTATGGGAGCGACTGAGGTGATGATCCCGGTCGAAGGGCCGCATCCGGATTTCCAGGAGATGCAACATTCCTGGCGGGGGGGCAATGCCACCGGGGACGAACCCGGCTTCCAGGCGGCGAGGAGCGCGATCCATCCGGCGGCACATCAGGCCGCCATGACCGCGACGGTGATGGCCTTCTTCACCGCACTCGTGAGCGGCGGTCTCTCCATCCTGGTTGTCGCCGTGCTTTTTGTCCTCGGGAGGGATCCGTCTCGTGGCTACCGATACGCCTTCCCCGGATGGGCTTGCGCCCTCTTCACAGTAGCGTACGGTATTCTCGGATCTTTCTCCGCCGTCTCCGCTATCGGCGCCCTTTCGTCATTCAGTGTAGTGGCGACAGGCCCGGTCACCGGTGGAGGGCGAGCGCCTGATCTGGCAGTCGCCATCATGGGTATCTGCCTTGTCTACCTTGCCTTTTCCTCCTTCGCCCTGGCGTATGCTTCGTTCAGGCGTGTCCCGACGGTCTATCTTCTCAGGGCCCATCCGTTTCCGGCGCTGGGCCTCCTCCTGGTCGGTCTGATCGGAATCATGCCGCTCTTCCGCGGGTCGGGCGGTGATCTCCTTCTGGTCCTGGTGCTCGTTGCGTCCGCACTCCTTCCGGTTCTCCAGATGCGGAGTCTCACCGTTGCGGAACGAGGGCCTATGACCATCACCGGCGGCGGTGACGAGGGGCCCCTGACGATCGTCGGGGACGACGAGGCGGTGGCCACCGCTGCTCCGTCCTCGGGTTTTCCCGCTGGGCTTGCGGGCCGGTACACCGACGTGATCTACATCGGCAGGGGTGGGAACGCGAAGGTGTTCCGTGCGGTCCGCCGTACCGACGGCGAGGTCGTCGCGGTCAAGATCCCCCTGGGGACAGACGAACTGACTGGGCGCTACTTCCTCAAGGAGATGCGGATCTGGGAGGGGCTTGACCACCGGAATATCGTGAAGTTGTACGCCCTCAACATCCTTCCCGTCCCCTTTGTCGAGATGGAGTATGTGGAGCGGTCGCTCCAGGAGATCGAGAAACCGGTGAGCCCGGCGGAGGCCGTAAAGATCGCACAGGGAGTCGCTGCGGGCCTGGCATATGCCCACGAGAGGGGGGTGATCCACCGGGATATCAAACCGGCAAATATCCTTCTTGCACCAGGAGGGGTTCCAAAGATCACCGACTGGGGTCTGAGTAAGGAGATGGCTGATACCGGGATAACCGGGGTGATCGCCTTCTCCCTGGACTATGCAGCCCCAGAACAGGTTTCGCCCTCAAAGTTCGGGCCCCTCGGGAGAGAGACCGACATCTTCCAGTTTGGGGTGGTGCTGTATGAACTCCTCACCGGCAGGCGTCCGTTCACGGGTGAGGGGATCGGCGAGGTGAGTATGGCGATCCTCACCGCCGACCCGCCGCCGCCTTCGGTGATGGATCCCTCCCTTGCCGGATGGGACCGGGTCGTCGGGAGGTGTCTGGCAAAGGATCCTGAGCGGCGGTATCACACGGCCGCTGAACTCCTCGACGCCCTCGACGAGGTCGAGGAGAAGGGGTGA
- a CDS encoding methanogenesis marker 8 protein, with protein sequence MDEHIIEAAGKTRVVVRDGKVVEVGEPVIRSCPLAERFSSPVREMTREEIKKNIEARIRGFGMCTPAREVLADPDFVLFGASELMSAAVRRGDLDAAVIACDGAGTVLARNPRLVQGIGGRMSGLVKTSPIPAVIRRIEENGGTVLDPATARIDPVSGVEAAVQAGHQAVAVTVASPAVAVEVRRRYPDVLIVGVHLTGLSVDEAEQMAAVADIVAVCASRHLREAAGRRALLQAGTAVPVFALTQRGKEIVLDKIRETDRQVVVTGGTLPVAGPRGPEPLV encoded by the coding sequence ATGGACGAGCATATCATCGAGGCCGCCGGGAAGACGCGGGTCGTGGTGAGGGACGGGAAGGTCGTCGAGGTGGGCGAGCCCGTGATCAGGTCGTGCCCGCTCGCGGAACGTTTCTCGTCCCCGGTCCGGGAGATGACGAGAGAGGAGATCAAGAAGAACATCGAGGCGCGGATCCGCGGTTTTGGGATGTGCACGCCGGCGCGCGAGGTGCTTGCCGACCCCGACTTCGTCCTCTTCGGGGCCTCGGAGTTGATGAGCGCGGCGGTGCGGCGCGGCGATCTCGACGCTGCGGTCATCGCCTGCGACGGCGCCGGGACGGTGCTCGCCAGAAATCCGCGGCTGGTCCAGGGGATCGGCGGGCGGATGTCTGGGCTCGTGAAGACCTCGCCCATCCCTGCGGTGATCAGGCGGATCGAGGAGAACGGCGGGACCGTGCTCGACCCGGCCACGGCGCGGATCGATCCGGTCTCCGGGGTCGAGGCGGCGGTGCAGGCCGGGCACCAGGCGGTGGCGGTGACGGTCGCCTCCCCCGCGGTCGCCGTCGAGGTGAGGAGGCGCTATCCCGATGTCCTCATCGTGGGGGTGCACCTCACCGGTCTGTCGGTCGATGAGGCCGAGCAGATGGCGGCGGTGGCGGACATCGTGGCGGTCTGCGCCTCGCGGCACCTCCGCGAGGCTGCCGGGCGGCGGGCCCTCCTCCAGGCCGGGACTGCGGTCCCGGTCTTCGCCCTCACGCAGAGGGGCAAGGAGATCGTCCTGGATAAGATCAGGGAGACCGACCGGCAGGTGGTGGTCACCGGCGGGACGCTCCCGGTCGCGGGGCCGCGGGGGCCCGAGCCCCTGGTGTGA
- a CDS encoding CDP-alcohol phosphatidyltransferase family protein, with the protein MIDGWMRERTEGMLSRVAAVIGKTGVTPNMLTATGLVIMVGAAGLIAMGHLLAAGLVLGFGGVFDALDGAVARTNGQASRFGAFFDSVLDRYAEAFLFGGVFLYCAGDETARVLTFAALVGSLMVSYTRARAEGLGVECRTGLFTRLERMLVLIVGLLTGLLVPALWVLAVFTNLTAVQRMWHVRMVTRGE; encoded by the coding sequence ATGATCGACGGGTGGATGAGGGAACGGACAGAAGGGATGCTTTCGCGGGTGGCGGCGGTCATCGGGAAGACCGGGGTGACGCCGAACATGCTGACGGCTACAGGGCTTGTCATTATGGTCGGTGCGGCGGGGCTCATCGCCATGGGGCATCTCCTGGCCGCGGGGCTGGTCCTGGGTTTCGGCGGGGTTTTTGACGCACTCGACGGTGCGGTGGCGAGGACCAACGGGCAGGCCAGTCGGTTCGGGGCGTTCTTCGACTCGGTCCTTGACCGGTATGCCGAGGCGTTTCTCTTTGGCGGGGTTTTTCTCTATTGTGCCGGGGACGAGACGGCCCGGGTGCTCACCTTCGCGGCGCTGGTGGGGTCCCTGATGGTGAGTTACACCCGTGCGCGTGCGGAGGGGCTGGGCGTGGAGTGCAGGACCGGACTTTTCACGAGGCTTGAACGGATGCTTGTCCTCATCGTCGGGCTTCTCACCGGTCTCCTGGTCCCGGCGCTCTGGGTGCTTGCGGTCTTCACCAATCTCACGGCGGTGCAGCGGATGTGGCATGTCCGTATGGTGACGAGGGGGGAGTGA
- a CDS encoding DUF3821 domain-containing protein, with protein sequence MVRNIYSRASLFGILCGLLLLGLVVMSPAAARGDTISQIEPGDTVFVYEEGLNLSALRNETTNNPVTALVRYEDGDVEKGEQNRISVPDDSSVSLIDVDIDEDETGTYYAYSRGDNGRTGDRIMIRYPEVRIEPVLAAPNHADRIEGITIPAGTAIAFKVVGHYVGTEYHAGDEYAMVDLVVTSPSGAEVTYFKGQDLSDIPLTASVIYTDDPGVSGPIVLDRLEEGEYKVQARWSAPQGFADYAEDSNVVTFDSGNRIGVNMTVPTETVTETPSVTETPAPTATTPVPAETVTETTVQTTPVPETTTEAPTTAPTQTPLSLIPALAALSLGILVLARK encoded by the coding sequence ATGGTACGAAATATCTATTCCCGGGCCTCCCTGTTCGGGATACTATGCGGTCTCCTCCTGCTGGGCCTGGTTGTCATGTCGCCGGCCGCCGCACGAGGAGATACGATATCCCAGATCGAACCTGGAGACACGGTCTTTGTCTATGAAGAAGGGCTCAATCTCTCTGCCCTGAGAAATGAGACGACCAACAATCCGGTCACGGCGTTGGTCAGGTACGAAGACGGCGATGTCGAGAAGGGCGAGCAGAACCGGATCTCGGTCCCTGACGACTCCTCTGTCAGCCTCATCGATGTCGATATAGATGAGGACGAGACCGGGACATACTATGCCTACAGCAGGGGAGACAATGGACGGACTGGGGACAGGATCATGATCCGGTACCCTGAAGTCAGGATCGAACCTGTCCTTGCCGCCCCCAACCATGCCGACAGGATCGAGGGGATCACCATCCCGGCAGGGACTGCGATCGCCTTCAAGGTGGTCGGTCACTATGTGGGCACCGAGTATCATGCCGGTGATGAATATGCCATGGTCGATCTCGTGGTCACGTCACCGAGCGGGGCCGAAGTGACGTACTTCAAGGGGCAGGATCTCTCAGATATTCCGCTCACCGCTTCGGTCATCTATACCGACGACCCAGGGGTATCTGGACCGATCGTGCTTGACAGACTCGAAGAAGGGGAGTATAAAGTCCAGGCACGGTGGAGTGCACCCCAGGGCTTTGCCGACTATGCTGAGGACTCAAATGTCGTCACCTTTGACTCGGGTAACAGGATCGGCGTCAATATGACCGTGCCGACAGAGACGGTCACCGAGACCCCGAGTGTCACCGAGACCCCGGCGCCGACTGCAACCACGCCGGTACCGGCAGAGACGGTCACTGAAACCACGGTCCAGACGACGCCGGTTCCGGAGACGACAACAGAAGCTCCAACGACGGCACCTACGCAGACCCCGTTGTCATTGATCCCTGCTCTTGCCGCGCTTTCACTTGGAATCCTCGTACTGGCCAGAAAATAA
- a CDS encoding FHA domain-containing protein — MKGDEGTHTLLVERDEDFLAELSEYLDVLGSGTRLRILKAIERRPKDVREISREIETSYENTKKHLDRLLRIGVVRKEAGMSRPTAKGVHPVWKYSVVPGGMEGIVRSLSLFGNVGLMPADAALSERIAAVQGQVSEELATAVPVLMLLGGPDDGKVFPLHGERVAVGREDPGGEGGYDRVVDIVLAEHYAAVTRVTHPHALLSLEEGVWYLEDCGSTGGTVLNSVPLEGRERVALSDGDLIGLGKGMKGARLVVTLPGA; from the coding sequence ATGAAGGGGGATGAAGGAACCCATACACTTCTCGTCGAGCGCGACGAGGACTTCCTCGCCGAACTTTCCGAGTATCTTGACGTGCTCGGGAGCGGGACGCGCCTGAGAATCCTGAAGGCGATCGAGCGGCGACCCAAGGATGTCAGGGAGATCTCGCGCGAGATCGAGACGAGTTATGAGAACACCAAAAAACACCTCGACAGACTGCTCAGGATCGGGGTGGTCAGGAAAGAGGCCGGGATGAGCAGGCCGACGGCAAAAGGGGTGCACCCGGTCTGGAAGTATTCGGTGGTCCCGGGCGGGATGGAAGGGATTGTCAGGAGCCTCAGTCTCTTCGGCAATGTCGGACTCATGCCCGCCGACGCTGCGCTTTCAGAACGGATTGCCGCGGTGCAGGGGCAGGTCTCTGAGGAACTCGCAACGGCCGTGCCGGTGCTGATGCTCCTTGGCGGGCCTGACGACGGGAAGGTCTTCCCCCTCCATGGGGAGCGGGTTGCTGTCGGTCGCGAGGATCCGGGCGGGGAGGGCGGATACGACCGGGTGGTCGACATCGTCCTCGCCGAACACTACGCCGCGGTGACCAGGGTCACGCACCCGCACGCCCTCTTGTCGCTGGAGGAGGGTGTCTGGTACCTGGAGGACTGCGGGAGCACCGGTGGGACGGTGCTCAACAGTGTGCCGCTTGAAGGGAGAGAGAGGGTCGCCCTCAGTGACGGAGACCTCATCGGTCTCGGGAAGGGCATGAAGGGCGCCCGTCTCGTCGTCACCCTGCCAGGGGCCTGA
- a CDS encoding heparan-alpha-glucosaminide N-acetyltransferase, which produces MGCIVLTPDMPHPHQTRVQDLVTGIFSTHSAGRRFLEIDLLRGVAILMMVLYHFLFDLSFFGIADVEVHTGVWKSFALATASLFIALAGLSLPISYARRKDRLSGQALWADYARRGGKIFLYGLLVTLATWLYLGDGFVVFGILHLIGFAIIVAPFFLRFGLWNFLIGATVVLASVPLAGVNGPYWLLWLGVHPASFYSVDYVPVIPWLGVALIGMAIGFWLYPDGKRRFGVPEVHHWWADLLSLFGRNSLFIYLVHQPVIVGVMMALGLVA; this is translated from the coding sequence TTGGGGTGTATAGTTCTCACTCCAGATATGCCGCACCCGCACCAGACCCGGGTCCAGGACCTCGTGACCGGAATCTTCTCCACCCATAGCGCGGGCCGCAGGTTCCTGGAGATCGACCTCCTGCGCGGGGTGGCGATCCTGATGATGGTCCTCTACCACTTCCTCTTCGACCTCTCCTTCTTCGGGATCGCCGACGTCGAGGTGCACACCGGCGTCTGGAAATCCTTTGCCCTTGCCACGGCCTCGCTCTTCATCGCCCTTGCCGGGCTCTCGCTTCCCATCAGTTATGCAAGAAGAAAAGACAGGCTTTCAGGGCAGGCACTCTGGGCCGACTATGCACGACGTGGCGGGAAGATCTTCCTGTACGGTCTCCTCGTCACCCTCGCCACCTGGCTCTACCTCGGCGACGGGTTCGTGGTCTTCGGGATCCTCCACCTCATCGGATTTGCCATCATCGTCGCCCCTTTCTTTCTCAGGTTCGGACTCTGGAACTTCCTTATCGGAGCGACGGTCGTCCTCGCCTCCGTCCCTCTCGCCGGGGTCAACGGTCCGTACTGGCTCCTCTGGCTCGGGGTCCACCCGGCCTCCTTCTACAGCGTCGACTATGTCCCGGTCATCCCCTGGCTCGGTGTCGCCCTCATCGGGATGGCGATCGGGTTCTGGCTGTACCCTGACGGGAAGAGGCGGTTTGGTGTCCCTGAGGTGCACCACTGGTGGGCGGACCTCCTCTCGCTTTTTGGCAGGAACTCGCTCTTCATCTATCTCGTCCACCAGCCCGTGATCGTGGGAGTGATGATGGCCCTTGGACTGGTGGCGTGA
- a CDS encoding GTP-binding protein → MAREKLKLCIFGTFNAGKSSLITALDPSARHIEADCDGEATTIALDFGRVRVGEQQVFLFGTPGQDRFEFARKILSRGMDGAIIVADSTIAPDQMTRQLYSWLKETGLPVVFMLNKCDLPESRPSLYAEAVGDASVHLISARTGENVHEALVSFVSGIVEGCNPA, encoded by the coding sequence ATGGCACGCGAGAAACTCAAACTCTGCATATTTGGCACCTTCAATGCAGGGAAGTCCTCTCTCATCACTGCCCTCGATCCCTCTGCAAGACACATCGAGGCAGACTGCGACGGCGAGGCGACGACCATCGCCCTCGACTTTGGGAGGGTGCGGGTGGGAGAGCAGCAGGTCTTCCTCTTCGGAACGCCCGGTCAGGACAGGTTTGAATTTGCCAGGAAGATCCTCTCCAGGGGAATGGACGGAGCGATCATCGTGGCGGACTCGACCATTGCGCCAGATCAGATGACAAGACAATTATATTCATGGTTGAAAGAGACCGGTCTCCCGGTCGTCTTCATGCTCAACAAATGTGACCTCCCCGAGTCAAGGCCGTCGCTCTATGCCGAGGCGGTCGGTGACGCCTCGGTCCATCTCATCTCGGCACGGACCGGGGAAAATGTCCATGAAGCCCTTGTCTCCTTTGTCAGCGGGATTGTCGAGGGGTGCAATCCCGCATAA
- the ade gene encoding adenine deaminase → MDAYMDAARGRVTAGQVFTHLSLYNPFTCSWEETSFAVKDGTVVGMGEGYEGLETVDLKGAKVVPGLIDAHAHIESSMLSPGEYARVVLPRGTTTVVADPHEIANVSGTEGIEFILAEGARSPLSVKVTLPSCVPATPHDEGGAVLTAEDLAEFVGREDVVGLGEMMNVPGVLNGDPEVWKKLGLMQVRDGHAPLLSGKDLNAYVFAGIQSDHESTSLEEAEEKLRLGMYIMIREGSTERNIRALAPLLTPCTSSRCCLATDDRHADMLVSEGHIDDCIRKLVGCGVSLEVALRAATLSSAQRFGLTDRGAIAPGRRADFCVLKSSAEFEVAATYVRGARYQDPGYQAPVSPPPVFRCRPPAPDEDLRIEGEGVARVIGLNKGQVVTDDLRMRVTAVPDFEQDVLKVVVCDRYRHGGCGVGLVHGFGMKEGAIAASVSHDTHNIIAVGVSDEEICLAIREVIAHQGAVVAVRGERVTALPLPCGGLMATEPYSEVCEILSALKEEAGAMGAVRNPFMYLSFLALTVIPHLRVTDRGVFDAAAFADVPLFCEDE, encoded by the coding sequence ATGGACGCATACATGGATGCCGCACGCGGGAGGGTGACCGCAGGCCAGGTCTTCACCCATCTCTCTCTGTACAACCCCTTCACCTGTTCCTGGGAGGAGACCTCTTTTGCAGTGAAGGACGGGACGGTCGTCGGGATGGGCGAGGGCTACGAAGGGCTGGAGACCGTCGACCTCAAGGGCGCGAAGGTCGTCCCTGGACTCATCGATGCCCATGCGCATATCGAGAGTTCGATGCTCTCGCCTGGCGAGTACGCACGGGTGGTCCTCCCGCGCGGGACGACGACGGTCGTCGCCGACCCACACGAGATCGCCAATGTCTCAGGCACGGAGGGGATCGAGTTCATCCTTGCAGAGGGTGCGCGCTCCCCCCTCTCGGTCAAGGTCACTCTTCCCTCATGTGTCCCTGCCACACCCCATGACGAGGGCGGGGCGGTGCTCACGGCTGAAGACCTTGCGGAGTTTGTCGGGAGAGAGGATGTGGTGGGCCTGGGCGAGATGATGAATGTCCCTGGCGTCCTGAACGGCGACCCCGAGGTCTGGAAAAAACTCGGGCTCATGCAGGTCAGGGACGGTCATGCCCCACTCCTCTCAGGAAAGGATCTCAACGCCTACGTGTTCGCCGGGATACAGAGCGACCACGAGTCTACTTCGCTTGAAGAGGCAGAAGAGAAACTCCGTCTCGGGATGTACATCATGATCAGAGAGGGCTCGACCGAGAGGAACATCAGAGCCCTTGCCCCGCTGCTCACACCCTGCACTTCGTCGCGTTGTTGTCTGGCGACCGACGACCGGCATGCCGATATGCTCGTCTCTGAGGGGCATATCGATGACTGCATCAGGAAACTGGTGGGGTGCGGGGTGTCTCTGGAGGTAGCGCTCAGGGCGGCGACCCTCTCCTCTGCCCAGCGTTTCGGGCTGACCGACCGGGGTGCGATCGCCCCTGGCCGACGGGCTGACTTCTGCGTGCTCAAGAGTTCGGCAGAGTTCGAGGTGGCGGCGACCTATGTGCGGGGTGCACGTTACCAAGACCCTGGCTACCAGGCGCCGGTCTCCCCACCGCCGGTCTTCAGGTGCCGCCCGCCCGCCCCCGACGAGGACCTCAGGATCGAGGGCGAGGGCGTTGCCAGGGTCATCGGGCTCAACAAAGGGCAGGTCGTCACCGACGACCTGCGGATGAGGGTGACTGCGGTCCCCGACTTTGAGCAGGACGTCCTCAAGGTGGTGGTCTGCGACCGCTACCGGCACGGGGGGTGCGGGGTCGGCCTGGTCCATGGTTTTGGGATGAAAGAGGGAGCGATCGCCGCGAGCGTCTCCCACGACACCCACAACATCATCGCTGTCGGGGTCTCTGACGAGGAGATCTGCCTGGCGATCAGGGAAGTGATCGCCCACCAGGGCGCGGTGGTCGCGGTGCGAGGCGAACGGGTGACGGCCCTCCCGCTCCCGTGCGGGGGGTTGATGGCGACCGAGCCCTACTCCGAGGTCTGCGAGATTCTTTCGGCCCTCAAGGAGGAGGCCGGGGCGATGGGGGCGGTCAGGAATCCGTTCATGTACCTCTCGTTCCTTGCCCTCACTGTGATCCCGCACCTGCGGGTGACCGACCGCGGGGTCTTTGATGCGGCGGCATTTGCCGACGTCCCCCTCTTCTGTGAGGATGAGTAG
- a CDS encoding PAS domain S-box protein, which yields MIHLLLVDDEPAILEVGREFLEDQGGFCVDVAGSAEEAMACLRSHRYDAIVSDYEMPQTSGIAFLKAVRRLFPGMPFILFTGKGREEVVIEALNSGADFYLQKGGDPVSQFTELAHKVRQAVNRRWTERALRESEKNYRELVESLPNILFRADREGEITYLNKYGLAALEMSREEVIGQKWDLYLHPDDRQAAWERGSEMVRTGEPVINYETRVLRQRDREKAFPVLLTFTPLWDGDGQFVGLHGIAVDISEREKAQEALMEAETKYRVIAEGIYDGVTIGERDGTITFASPSMERIIGYTPEEMVGESYPSFVGGPDLERIQEHFRRTLEGEFFEGLHVRVVQKNGECADLEMNGGPVFDKEGGICGAQSIMRDVTRQRQAEQALRESEERLNVTLRSIGDGVVVTDEMGRVVMLNAVAEGMTGWIEKEALGHPLDEVFVIINEKTRRTAENPVTRVIETGRVVGLVNHTALIARDGSERLIADSAAPIRDRDGRIVGVVLVFRDVTTEKKAEAERLRLAAIVESSEDAIFGTDLEGVITSWNSAAETIYGYAPDEMIGRHVSMLAPEDRKSEFMAVVRRIRRGETTEHYESRRRRKDGREVEVSITISPMRDEDGSVTGFSAISRDITRRNEAVRALKESEETMNLVISGANLGVWDWNPSSGELLFNQIYEQMLRYDQGELERSDRLWDDLIHPEDYPRVQETLRAHIDGMIQYYHVEFRMRRGDGRWAWVRSQGKVVQRDEQGRALRMTGVHQDITEVRGYEEALKKANKKLNILNGVTRHDIVNQIVALQGYLYLIGRSAGADRALSGRVSSCMDLTDKIKRQILFTRDYENMGVKAPEWQGLEEVVRQAAGDLGVNGVALTVETGALEVFADPMLQKAVFNLFENSVRHGNEVSEIRVSFRESEEGGVLVIEDDGAGVPVEHKPQIFEAGFGKNTGYGLFLVREILDITGMTIAETGREGEGACFEIAVPEGLFRSRIGR from the coding sequence ATGATTCATCTGCTGTTGGTGGACGACGAACCCGCGATTTTAGAGGTGGGGAGGGAATTTCTTGAAGACCAGGGGGGATTCTGTGTCGACGTGGCGGGGTCGGCCGAAGAGGCGATGGCCTGTCTCAGGTCCCACAGGTACGATGCCATCGTCTCGGACTATGAGATGCCCCAGACCAGCGGGATCGCCTTTCTCAAGGCGGTCCGCCGTCTTTTCCCAGGGATGCCTTTCATCCTCTTCACTGGAAAGGGGCGGGAAGAGGTGGTGATCGAGGCTCTGAACAGTGGTGCAGATTTTTATCTCCAGAAGGGGGGAGATCCAGTCTCCCAGTTCACCGAACTGGCCCACAAGGTCAGGCAGGCGGTGAACAGGAGGTGGACCGAACGGGCGCTGCGGGAGTCGGAGAAAAATTACCGGGAGTTGGTGGAGAGTCTCCCAAACATCCTCTTCAGGGCCGACCGGGAGGGAGAGATCACCTATCTCAACAAGTACGGACTTGCCGCACTCGAGATGAGCCGTGAGGAGGTGATCGGCCAGAAGTGGGACCTCTATCTCCACCCTGACGACCGGCAGGCGGCATGGGAGCGGGGGAGCGAGATGGTCAGGACCGGTGAACCAGTGATCAATTATGAGACCAGGGTTCTGCGGCAAAGAGACAGGGAAAAGGCGTTCCCCGTCCTCCTCACTTTTACGCCGCTCTGGGATGGGGACGGCCAGTTCGTCGGTCTTCACGGGATCGCCGTCGACATTTCTGAGAGAGAAAAGGCACAAGAAGCCCTCATGGAGGCGGAGACCAAATACCGGGTCATCGCCGAGGGGATCTATGACGGCGTCACTATTGGAGAGAGGGACGGGACGATCACCTTCGCATCCCCGTCGATGGAGCGGATCATCGGATACACGCCTGAAGAGATGGTCGGAGAGTCATACCCGTCCTTTGTCGGGGGTCCAGACCTTGAGAGGATCCAGGAGCATTTCAGGAGGACGCTTGAAGGGGAGTTCTTCGAGGGGTTGCATGTCCGGGTGGTGCAGAAGAACGGCGAGTGTGCCGACCTCGAGATGAACGGCGGTCCTGTCTTTGACAAGGAAGGGGGGATCTGTGGCGCCCAGAGTATCATGCGCGATGTCACCAGGCAGAGACAGGCCGAGCAGGCACTCAGGGAGAGCGAGGAGCGTCTGAATGTCACTCTCCGTTCGATCGGGGACGGAGTGGTCGTGACCGACGAGATGGGGCGGGTGGTGATGCTCAATGCCGTGGCCGAGGGGATGACCGGGTGGATCGAGAAAGAGGCGCTGGGCCATCCCCTCGACGAGGTCTTTGTCATCATCAACGAGAAAACCCGCAGGACGGCCGAGAACCCGGTGACGCGGGTGATCGAGACCGGGCGGGTGGTGGGTCTGGTGAACCACACCGCGCTCATCGCGCGAGACGGGAGCGAGCGGTTGATCGCGGACAGTGCCGCCCCGATCAGGGACCGGGACGGCAGGATTGTGGGGGTAGTGCTCGTCTTCCGCGATGTGACCACAGAGAAGAAGGCCGAGGCCGAACGGCTCAGGCTTGCGGCCATCGTCGAGTCCTCAGAGGACGCGATCTTTGGGACTGACCTGGAGGGCGTGATCACGAGCTGGAACTCTGCGGCAGAGACAATCTATGGGTATGCCCCTGACGAGATGATCGGCCGTCATGTCTCGATGTTGGCCCCTGAGGACCGGAAGAGCGAGTTCATGGCGGTCGTCAGGCGGATCAGGAGGGGCGAGACGACCGAGCATTACGAGAGCAGGCGGAGGAGAAAGGACGGGAGGGAGGTCGAGGTCTCGATCACGATCTCGCCGATGAGGGATGAAGACGGGTCGGTCACCGGGTTCTCGGCGATCTCGCGGGACATCACCAGGCGCAACGAGGCGGTGCGGGCGCTGAAGGAGAGCGAGGAGACGATGAACCTGGTCATCTCAGGGGCCAACCTGGGGGTGTGGGACTGGAACCCGTCCTCAGGGGAGTTGCTCTTCAACCAGATCTATGAGCAGATGCTCCGGTATGACCAGGGCGAACTGGAGAGAAGTGATCGGCTCTGGGACGATCTCATCCATCCTGAGGATTATCCTCGTGTCCAGGAGACCTTGCGGGCGCATATTGACGGGATGATCCAGTATTATCATGTCGAGTTCAGGATGAGGCGGGGAGATGGACGATGGGCATGGGTGCGGAGCCAGGGAAAGGTAGTGCAGAGGGACGAGCAGGGCCGGGCGCTCAGGATGACCGGGGTCCACCAGGATATCACCGAGGTCAGGGGGTATGAGGAGGCGCTGAAGAAGGCGAATAAGAAACTGAATATTCTCAACGGGGTGACGCGGCATGATATCGTCAACCAGATCGTGGCATTGCAGGGTTACCTGTATCTCATCGGGCGCTCGGCCGGGGCGGACCGTGCCCTTAGCGGGCGGGTCAGTTCATGTATGGACCTGACCGACAAGATCAAGCGGCAGATCCTGTTCACGCGTGACTACGAGAATATGGGCGTGAAGGCTCCTGAGTGGCAGGGACTGGAGGAGGTGGTGCGGCAGGCGGCCGGCGACCTGGGTGTGAATGGGGTCGCGCTCACGGTGGAGACCGGGGCGCTGGAGGTCTTTGCCGACCCGATGCTCCAGAAGGCGGTCTTTAATTTGTTTGAAAATTCGGTGCGGCACGGTAACGAGGTCTCGGAGATCAGGGTCTCGTTCAGGGAGAGCGAGGAGGGGGGTGTCCTGGTCATCGAGGACGATGGGGCAGGGGTGCCGGTCGAGCATAAGCCCCAGATCTTCGAGGCGGGGTTTGGGAAGAATACGGGGTACGGGCTCTTCCTGGTGAGGGAGATCCTGGATATCACCGGGATGACGATCGCCGAGACTGGTCGGGAGGGGGAGGGGGCGTGTTTCGAGATCGCGGTGCCCGAGGGGTTGTTCAGGTCCAGGATAGGGCGGTGA